Within the Microcebus murinus isolate Inina chromosome 16, M.murinus_Inina_mat1.0, whole genome shotgun sequence genome, the region ttttttcttttctttttatattttggtcttATTTAACTGGGGGATATTTTGCATGTGAATTTTGATGAcgaaaaaaaaatgctcctttTACTGCTCTGAGAAAAAGGGGTGGAAAGGGAGAGATGACATGTATTCTTGCCTGTGTTCAGTAAAAAGCCTTTCCCAGCTCAGGTGTCTGGGTGTTGGAAAGCTTCATCATGAGTgaatttaccaaaaaataaaaatacatttaaatatggtCTTCCATGGTGCCTGCAGATAGAAACTTTATTATTTGGCGGATGGATGTTCCTCTTGTCACATTATTTTAGGAGGATCTGGGCAAACTGTTGGAAGGTTGTGCAGGAAAAAATCTATCTAGTAAATTAATACACGGCGCAGAAACCACTCTGAGGAGGCTGCAGTCGGTGACTGAATATCCCGTGTGAGCCATATTGCCATGCGCAAAAATATAGTGATGACCGGCAAATCCTGACCGAAAAAGAAAGTCGCACTGCCACCTCGCAGTTTTAGGGCACAAGAAGAAAATCAGGGtgcagaaggaaattaaaataaagctttgCCCTTCTCGGTGCTCCTTGAAAGGCCAAATCCTAAGAGGCCCTTCTGAAGCAGCCAGGGGATGCCAGGCTCTAAACGGACATCTTATGTAGCATCAGGCCAAGGGTAACCGATTGGTCTTCAGGCCTGGGGGTCCTTGTGGATCTACAAGGCCTGAGACCCAGAGGAGTCGCGGACGCTCCAGCTTCCTCCGCTCTGGAGAGCAAGCCAAGGCCAGGGTCGGTTTCCAAAACCCTGAGGAATTAGTCCTCCAAGCCTGCTCTCCTGCAGTGTCGCCGCtttcccaggctccctccccagccctgttgGCCTCTACTCACCACTGACCGCGTCTTTAAAGTGGGTCTTCTCAGAGGAGTCGTAGACAAATTGCACCTTGCTCAGCCTCCAAGTCGCCTCGGGTCCCTTGGACGTGTTGTGGCTTTCCTGCCGAGCCAGGGAGGCGCGCGTCAACGCCCGGCAGCTTCTGGGTCCTTAAACCCAGGGGCCGCCACTTCCCACACCCACTTGGAGCCTGTGGCCCCTCTGCCCACTGGGCTCGAAGTTACCTTTACAAAGAGCATTTTGAGCGCGTAAGCGCGATCCACCCAGAACACCTGCAGCTCCGACTCGTTGGGGCCACAGTGGCCCTTCACCTCAGCTCCGCGGGTCAATGCGATATCGGCCTGTTCTGTGATCAGCTGGGAACACAGACGCCCCGCGCCCCCTCAGCGCGCCCGGCCCCGGGGGGGCTGCAAAGGGCGGCGCGTCCAAACTCTGGGTTGCACGCTTGGGCGCTCCTTTGCGCGCGCGTCCCACGTCCCGGAACATGCGGTTAGGTGCTCTACGTGCAGACCCGGCCGGtagggaagcagagagaggggGGTTTACTTTCAAAGCAGGCAGGGCGAGCAGGAGGCGGTACAAGCCGGAACCCCCATGCAGCATTCGGGAGCAGCCTGCAAGGGTTGTGGGGAGAAGGCGGGCGACCTGGGTCTTCGAAGGGCCTTGAGGGAGGGTGCCCTTCGCCCTGGAGCCCTAGGAGCAAGCCCGGGGTAGGGTAAAAGGTTCCTTACATCTACGTAATTGCTGGCCCACACATCATAAGGTACAGTAAATTTGGCTGCAAACTCTGCCATGAGACACGTCGTCCCATTTTCCCGCACCACAAATATATCTTTTTCAGGGTTAGTGGAAAGGCCTGAGAGATTTTCCACTTCTTGTTCTGCCATGGTTTGAGCCATTGTGTCTGCGGAACAAACAAAACAGTCCCATCAGTCCAGAGCTCAGCCAGCCCACGCGTCTCGGGCTCTAGGGTGGAGAGACCACGGTCTGCAGGCTTTGGGGTGACAAAGTTCCCTGCCAGCAGCCACGCGCTCTCAGAGCCATTTCTCTAACACAGCGCTAACAGACTCGATTCTGTTGCtgttaatttataatgaaaataaaattaaaaaatttttaaatccttacTTATTAACATAGCTGGGCTTTTTCTGTATCTTGGGGCTTTAAACCAAATCTTTCTTGCCAATGGTCTGACCCCACGAGGCTGGCTCGTCTAAGCTGTCTGGGATATGCCACACAGGTGTGTGGCTCTGGGGGAATTCCCTGCCACCAGCAGGGAAGGCCCTCTtcccttccagaaaaaaaaagaaaaaaaacgcaGAACATAAGGGCCATGTTTTTATCTTGAGCTACTGGCTTTACTTTGCCGGGTCTATTCTCTGCAAAGAGTGCATCCCGCCCTCCCAGTCGCCGAAACGCTACTCACGGAACAGCATCAGGAGAACTCGAAGTCTGTTGCCGCTGGGGATGGCTCTTCCACGGAGATCCATGCTCCTAGTGCCGCGAACGAGGCCAGATGTGCTGCTGCAGAGGCCGCCCGAGAGGGAATCCCTCAAAGTCGCCGCTGGAGTGAGCCGGGGTGAGCGAGGGGCGGGGAacggagagagaggagggagggagcgcgTGCTCTGCGAGCGCTGGCGAGGACTCGGTGTCGGGTGCCGCACCGACCGCTGCTGGCAGAGTAAGTCAGCTCACTGCAGAGGAAAGGAGCGCGAAGCCAGGGAGCTGTCCACGGCTGCGAGTGCTGAAAGGAATCTGGTTGTGTGGCAGGAGTGGTGTGGCTTGGTTTGTGCAGAGGGCCAATGAGATTTGGTGGGGGCTAAAATTCTCCCTAGGTCTGTTTCTTGTTCTGCAATTGCATCCGCAAAGATGAGTCTATCCTGAGAAACTTAATAGCACCATCAGACTTATTAAGTCTCCCTATCGGGTAGCTACAATGTGGTGTAGATATCTGTGGTGTAGATATCGTATCACTGGAGTCCTGTCTTCCGAAAATGCATTTGGTTTCTGAAAGACAACGGTAGAGCACAAATTGGTGCTGCTTTGGAGGAGAAAGGGGTATGCAGGAATAGAGAAGGAGAATGCTATGGCAACAGTTTCCTGCATTTGGAGACatcccctctctcctctgctctcAATGAGCTCATGGGTTTAAAGTTAAATTGACGCCTCCTCAAAGGAGGCCATCAGACAATGCAGTAGATCCATGTGGGCTTATTTTCCTGTGCACTTTGCTCCTGAATGCATAGGACTCTTAATCCGGGATCACCTACCCTCACTCATTATATTGTGACCACTCTGCCAAGAGGGATGTAAGCAAATCTGAAGTTTGTGAGAATTATCTGGGGTCTCTTAAGACAGGAATTTTAGGATTTGCCCTAGGTAATGTCACACAGTTATGTAAGAAAAACACACACTGTTATTACTCTAAAGCCTCTagtggaacagaaaaataaatactactggGCTAATtcctatatttacatttttggtagcttgcttattttttatttttgctctgtaAATCAGaacacagcttttaaaaatagacatgcaGTCCTAATCAATTGTTGTGATgtccaaatatttcatttcttagagGATATTTCATTATGTGAATAAATAATTGCTGCATCAGCAATATAATATCATAAGACAAACAATGTCACATTAAGGGGCAAATTGCAAAGTATTTTCACCTGCACTGTCTAATTTGATCCTCCCCACAACCTCAAAGGGTAGGTAAAGGAAGGTATACATTATTGTGGTTGTACACATCTcaaatctgaggctcagagaaattaaatgacctTCCCAAGTGCCACATGGTCAGttagaattaaaatagaaaaatcacatgCTTTAACTTTGTGAAGATCATCTTCATTTCTCCTTATGTAATACTTTGACTACAAAATATGCCATATTTTGacttccataaaaatatttaaaaatcaaataacaagcTGAAACCTAAAATCTCTATTAATAATTCACATTCCAGAAATGTCTAAGATGCTGTTTTAAGTATAATCATATTCTGACATAGTATTTGCTACAAAATGTCCATATCATGTTTTTGACTTTCAAACATATTCCTATATCAATAATTAGATCACTGGCAATTCGAATTATGAAGTAATATTTAAATTGAGACTGTATTTTTACATCTTTACTTTTTATCTGTCTTCAGTATTTCATCCAAATATTTCTTAAGAACTTTACATAAATGATTATATAcagaataattgaggaaaaatcGTGATTGATATAAGGTCAATTCTTATCAGTTGAGAGTGTAAGATATAGATTTATGTCttacattttttcatgttaacaattattaaaacttatttttctatagtactgtaaaattagaaaaaagacatataacaatgtatatattcatattccCTCCCctcaatctctctgtctctgcagcACTTTTATGAAAAAAGGAATGGGTAGATTTCAGTCCAGGAttctctatttattaattttgtgacTTTGTAGAGATTTTAGCTTTCCTCATTTAGAAATTGTTATAGTAGATCAGAGGGTGGCTAATTAGGGTGGCAAATGAgccactgaaaataaaaggattcaaaacaaaatacaaattaatgtAGCCCATAAACATTAACTGAATACATACTACTTGCACTATGTTTAGTGCTTTGGAaaccaaaagataaatattatacaaGCAGGAGAAATACCAGCAAAAGATTATGATGATTTATCTTGTGATATGTTATTGCAGATAGCCCTACCTTATAAGTTGTTAAAAGATCAACTTAATTAATTCATGATTatcttctttaataataaaagattatatGGGAAGTAGCATTGGTTACTGATCTTAAAATGTTGGAGGTAATTTATAAATCAGATGGCAGTTCCTTTGAAAAATGGTTTCTTTCCATATCTGatacaaattatttctttgttgatgcCAGAGATTACTCAAGTGAGTTGAAGGGGGGAAAAGGAAGCAATATTAACCCTTTCATGCTGGTAGGATCATCTTCAAAGCACAATCAATTCATGCCCAAAAAGGTGTTTAATCTGAAACATGGCTTACAAATACCCATTAATTTATCTGTCTTATCCATATTGATACTTACATTGCAATAGAAACTGGATCATTATGCCTACAACTTTTGCATACATTAATTAAGCAACTTTCTAAtcatcccagaaaaaaaaatcttcagtttctcaaaataaccaAAGAAGTAATAAAGCAGCAGTTTAccattaaatcatattttaagatattaacaAAGTTTCCCAGAATTTGCTGCATTTCTCATTTCCCAAGTCTGAAAGAAGGTAGGAGGAACTAATATAAACATGTACACTAGTGTCAGTGGTCACTGTGTCAATTTTCATCATTGCTTTTGATGGGGTCAGTACAAAATGTCAAGGGACAGTGTAACCCAAACACACTGGATTTGGGATCTCCTCTAGATCCTCTAGGTTCTTCTAAGGATTCTCttcaattaatatatttactcattGAATTAGCCTTTATGAATCTCATGCCATCAGGTGGTTGCTGTTttataaaagatggaaaaaagggCCCTGCATAGAGCTTCCAGTttggatgggagaaaatacaaatgtatagAAAGATGTAGTGTAGTCTGGCACAATGTGTGCATGGATgtcttggaaaaagaaaagacagccaTCCCAGGGCAGAGGGTGGTTGGAATTGACCAAAGAAGGCCTCTTCAAGAGGGTGTGTCTTGAAAAAAGTAGACAGATTGATGTGGGGTGGAAACAAGAAAGGCCAATGCAGATGGAAGAAATATCTATTAAACAAGGAAGTCAATGTAATGATGTAACTCTTCGTCCCTCCAAGCTTATCAATTtgcaacagaaaagaaattagcctgTAAGTCCACAATGCCTTAAATACTATATAACTCCtatttgattttctcatttgacaATTTACCCACATACGGCATATGCAAAAAAATTGGCATATGCAACACTTgtcctaaataaaattaaacttttcaaGTTGTTAGGTGCATCTCTTTATACTTGGTTGTGCAACCAGTTTACTTGTATTTGTAGAATCAAGagacaaaattatgaaaatcacTAAACAATACTAATAAGGAAAGCACACTTTGAAGGAGAGCTTCAAAAGGAAACAGCTGGGCTTTGATTTATTGAGGTTTCAGTCCACCTTACAgtgaaatgtaaaattgtattCTTGCTTGGCCATTCACCACCACCAAGccatcctacacacacacacacacacacacacacacacacacacacacacacataatggaaACACacaataacagaaacaaaaataatttagctaAACTGAACAAGATGCACACAGCTGTTAAGGCAGAATTACTACTCACCAAAACCTTTCCTTGTGTTCAGCTTACAC harbors:
- the LAMP5 gene encoding lysosome-associated membrane glycoprotein 5, whose translation is MDLRGRAIPSGNRLRVLLMLFHTMAQTMAEQEVENLSGLSTNPEKDIFVVRENGTTCLMAEFAAKFTVPYDVWASNYVDLITEQADIALTRGAEVKGHCGPNESELQVFWVDRAYALKMLFVKESHNTSKGPEATWRLSKVQFVYDSSEKTHFKDAVSAGKHTANSHHLSALVTPAGKSYECQAQQTISLASSDPQKTVTMILSAVHIQPFDIISDFVFSEEHKCPVDEREQLEETLPLILGLILGLIIVVTLAIYHIHHKMTANQVQIPRDRSQYKHMG